One region of Sardina pilchardus chromosome 18, fSarPil1.1, whole genome shotgun sequence genomic DNA includes:
- the LOC134064012 gene encoding otoraplin-like codes for MSSFESAVLLLLFMGSLCQSSRTPLEKLAANKLCADMECSYAISLAIVLEDYVAPDCRFINLKRGQMIYVYSKLLPAEGAGMFWSGSVYSERYVDQMGIIGFFPVNHVNETYTFQRDTVKLPTTDTEFICI; via the exons ATGTCCTCTTTTGAGAGCGCTGTCCTTTTACTTCTTTTTATGGGATCTTTATGTCAATCAAGCAGAACACCACTGGAGAAACTGGCAGCCAACAAGCTGTGTGCAGATATGGAGTGTTCAT ATGCTATCTCACTGGCAATAGTCTTGGAGGATTATGTTGCCCCTGATTGTAGGTTTATTAACTTGAAGCGGGGTCAGATGATCTATGTGTACTCCAAATTACTGCCAGCAGAGGGCGCTGGAATGTTCTGGTCTGGAAGT GTCTATAGTGAACGATATGTGGACCAAATGGGCATCATTGGATTCTTCCCTGTCAACCATGTAAACGAGACATACACTTTCCAGCGTGACACAGTCAAACTTCCCACAACT GACACAGAATTCATCTGTATTTAA